From Micromonospora rifamycinica, a single genomic window includes:
- a CDS encoding phage tail protein: MVQFAVNPTRFDPYKNFKFRVRWDGRYVAGVSKVSALKRTTEVVKHRDGGNASTSHKSPGRTEFEAVTLERGLTHDAEFAQWAGRIWALNAGPGSEVSLADFRRDITIELLNEAGQVALSYRLFRCWVSEYQALPELDANANAVAIEHLKLENEGWERDEAVPEPAEPRLGS, encoded by the coding sequence ATGGTGCAGTTCGCGGTCAACCCGACGCGCTTCGACCCGTACAAGAACTTCAAGTTCCGGGTGAGGTGGGACGGCCGCTACGTGGCCGGGGTCAGCAAGGTCAGCGCGTTGAAGCGGACCACCGAGGTGGTCAAGCACCGCGACGGCGGCAACGCCTCGACCAGTCACAAGTCGCCGGGGCGCACCGAGTTCGAGGCGGTCACCCTGGAACGGGGGCTGACCCACGACGCCGAGTTCGCCCAGTGGGCGGGCCGGATCTGGGCGCTGAACGCCGGGCCCGGGTCGGAGGTGTCGCTGGCCGACTTCCGCCGGGACATCACCATCGAGCTGCTCAACGAGGCCGGTCAGGTCGCGCTGTCGTACCGGCTGTTCCGCTGCTGGGTCTCGGAGTACCAGGCGCTGCCGGAGCTGGACGCCAACGCCAACGCGGTGGCGATCGAGCATCTCAAACTGGAGAACGAGGGTTGGGAACGCGACGAGGCGGTGCCCGAGCCGGCCGAACCCCGGCTCGGGTCGTGA